In Candidatus Electrothrix scaldis, the genomic window CCTGTTGCTGATTTATCGATTTTGGGGCGGACATTGGCAAAGGCATAGCCGTGTTCTGCGTAGAGGTCGGTGAGTTTCGTGACATCGTCACGCAAGATTTTTTTGTTGAGGAATCTTTGTTTGCGGATCTGTAAGAGGTTGATCATCTTGTCCTTGTCTTCAACCAGATCGCCTTCGACCTTCACCGTGCCCACCTGATACCGGGGACCTTCCTGGACAGTAAAAGTAAGGTAGAGATCTTCTCCTGCTTCCTCAACCTCTGGTTCGCCAACTTTAGCCTCAATAAAACCTTGGTTATTATAAAAGGCAGCAAGTCGGGCTGCATCTTGCTCCAGGACATCCTGTTTCAGGGTACCAGACTCGGTCAACCAGGAGGAATACCATTTCCAGGTTGAGGTCTGAATCTCATCCTGCAGCTCTTCATCGGTAAAGGCTTCATTGCCGACAAAGCGAATGCCGGAGATGGACATCTTGTCCCCCTCATTGATGATAAACTGGACATCAACAGAGTTCTCACTAGGATGCTCCAGGGCAAATTTACTCCGGGCTGCGTAATAGCCCTTGCTTCTGTAGAGCCCATTAATTCGTTTCACCGCATCATTGAGTTTTGCCGGATTAAGTATATTATTGGTCTTGATATTGGCTGCATCCCGCACGTCTTCTTCCTGGACCTTGTCGAGCCCAGTAAAGGAAACCGATTTGATCAGCGGTTTTTCCTCTACCCGAAAGATGACTTCCTTGCCTTCTCCACTGTCATTGACCTCAATCTCTACATTATCGAAATAGCCCATAGAAAAGACCTGCTTCAGGTCCTTGCGCAGGTTGTCCGGGCTATAGGTGTCACCAGGTTTAGTGGAGATTTTGCGGCGAATCGCGCCGGAGTCGATCCGTTTATTTCCTTCTGGGATGATTTTAGCAATGATGAAATTACGATTAGTATAGCTGAGGATATCCACCAAGGTGTCGTTGAGCACAGAGTGGATCTCGGAGAGTGAGTTGCCTTCCCGAAAGGAGGAATGGGGTGTTTCCGGTTTCAGAAGATCAATGACCTGCATATCCACAGAGATATGCTCACCAAGCATGGTCAGACTGCCCACGGCAACGTAATCAAGCCCGGCATTTCCTGCCACCCGGGACAGGACGGCGGCAGAGGGTGGCCAAGGGCCGTTATAATCGACCTGCTCTGTTGCTTCGAGGCGGGAAAGCATGAGCAAGCCTTTGTCCCGTAGGGCACCCTCAAGGGCAAGGTCCACTCGTTGTCCCACAGATGCGCTGTTTGCAGCGTTGATTTTCAGAGGAAGGAATACCGTGTTTTGCTCAAGGGCAGAGGCCGTGTTGGCGAGAGCAAAAAGGATGAGCGATAAGAAGGTCGCGACAAAAGGTGAAACAAGATGTGACTGGAGCCGCTTCACCGTGCTTTGAGCTTGAGATGGATGATGCATAGGACGTTCCTGTGTATCTGAAAATATTATGCTGAAAAAATTTCCAATCCTCAATCCGTGGACAGAGGCGGAATGTAAAATGAGGATTTATCTCTTCTGCATCTCGCAAGGAAAATCGCGAAACAGGAGAGAAAAAGGTCCAAGAAAAATGTCATTATGCCATGATCCTTTTTTTTTGCAAAGAAATTGTCGATGCAAAGTACCTCGCTTGGCTACCTAACCTTGGGCAGGAACAGGATCTTGTTCTGCTTCCGGTAGGGGAAGATGACATTCGTCCAGCAACTCGGCCACCTTTTGGTGCAGGAGTTCAGCCAGCATCTGTTTATCCTTGGCCTTAAAGTCCTTGGTTGCTATGGGCGTGCCGATCCTCAGGACGACCTCCCCTCCCCGTGACAGCAGTTTACCCTTGGGAAGGGCCTGGTGGGTGCCGTTAAATCCCACAGGAACAACATCCACACCAGCCTTAAGAGCCAACATGATCGCCCCGGTTTTGAAGGGCTGGAGGTGACCATCTACACTGCGGGTTCCTTCGGGGAAGAGAATAACCGAGGCCCCGCCAGCAATGCGTTTGGCAGCATCGTTCAGGCTTTTCACTGCCGCTCTGCCCCGGGAGCGATCAATGGAAATATAATCCACTGCCCGCATACCAGAACCGAAAATTGGAATAGCAAAAAGTTCTTTCTTGGCAATCCAGCGATAATCATGGTCGATATAACCGGAAAAGGTCATGATATCTGCCATGCTGGCATGGTTACCGACAAAGATATAGGGTTTTGCCGGATCAAGGTTTCCTTTTCCTTCAACCCGGACGCTGATATTGGCAATGCGCGTGAGGAGTTTTCCCCAGGTTCTGGGGAAAATCTGGGCCTTGGCTTTTGATTTACGGAACCAGTGGACATCAACGATGGCACTGAGGCAGACCGCAGCTGTCAGAGGCGGGATGGTAAGGTAGGCAAAAATGGCCCGAAAAAATTGAATGATAGACATAGCAGGTTGTGTAAAATGAGTCGGTGATTTTTCGAAGCACCGCTTAACATTTATGTTTTACTGTCCGCCCCCCCCCTCAAGGGGGGGGCGGACAGCATATTTATGAGAGAATTATGAGAGAACTGATTCGTTGGCCGCTTTCAGGGCCTCTTTGAGTTTTTCTTCTGCTTGGGCAAGCTTCTGGATCCCCTCGGCTCGCTTTTGCTTGTTTTGCGTATCCATTTGAATGCCCTGATCAATAGTTTGCACCAGTTTGTCAGTCATTTTTTGCAGGGTTTCAATCTTAACAAAACCTTCACCCTGGGCTTTTTTTACTGTGGTCTGGGTCTGACCCAGCATATCAGCTGTGGACATCATCAGATTATTGGTCATATCTCTGGTCTCGTTCACCATAGCCATAGCCCTTTTTTGATCGAACAGGGAAATAGCG contains:
- the bamA gene encoding outer membrane protein assembly factor BamA; translation: MHHPSQAQSTVKRLQSHLVSPFVATFLSLILFALANTASALEQNTVFLPLKINAANSASVGQRVDLALEGALRDKGLLMLSRLEATEQVDYNGPWPPSAAVLSRVAGNAGLDYVAVGSLTMLGEHISVDMQVIDLLKPETPHSSFREGNSLSEIHSVLNDTLVDILSYTNRNFIIAKIIPEGNKRIDSGAIRRKISTKPGDTYSPDNLRKDLKQVFSMGYFDNVEIEVNDSGEGKEVIFRVEEKPLIKSVSFTGLDKVQEEDVRDAANIKTNNILNPAKLNDAVKRINGLYRSKGYYAARSKFALEHPSENSVDVQFIINEGDKMSISGIRFVGNEAFTDEELQDEIQTSTWKWYSSWLTESGTLKQDVLEQDAARLAAFYNNQGFIEAKVGEPEVEEAGEDLYLTFTVQEGPRYQVGTVKVEGDLVEDKDKMINLLQIRKQRFLNKKILRDDVTKLTDLYAEHGYAFANVRPKIDKSATGKRVNINFQIDKGELVKFNRVKIQGNTRTRDNVIRRDLAVKEGGVYDSKAIRTSTNRLQRLGYFEDVSVIPQETMNNDQMDVMVAVKEKPTGQFSVGAGYSSSDKLMFMGEISEDNFLGLGTRLSFAANLSAVSNKFNLSYTDPRLFDSNVSAGIDAFNWEREYTDYTKGATGGGLRFGHHLVEKWRIYYGYTWTDTELSDISEDASDYILESAKINITSAVRLSFVRDTRDRRFNANSGSKHSLSIKYAGGPLGGEAAYTKLEAYTSWFFPMPLDLVFHTKLAAGQAFENEDGKLPVYDNFYLGGMNSIRGFKSSSVSPIDPTNDEKYGGDKMWFSNFEIFFPLLSDAGVRGVAFLDFGNVYDMDDDWDFGNIKKSTGLGINWLSPMGPLRLIWGYNLDSQEGDEDAQWDFAMGGSF
- a CDS encoding lysophospholipid acyltransferase family protein; its protein translation is MSIIQFFRAIFAYLTIPPLTAAVCLSAIVDVHWFRKSKAKAQIFPRTWGKLLTRIANISVRVEGKGNLDPAKPYIFVGNHASMADIMTFSGYIDHDYRWIAKKELFAIPIFGSGMRAVDYISIDRSRGRAAVKSLNDAAKRIAGGASVILFPEGTRSVDGHLQPFKTGAIMLALKAGVDVVPVGFNGTHQALPKGKLLSRGGEVVLRIGTPIATKDFKAKDKQMLAELLHQKVAELLDECHLPLPEAEQDPVPAQG